A window from Bacteroidota bacterium encodes these proteins:
- a CDS encoding WG repeat-containing protein translates to MKKFIQTPILTLLLLALASTALVGCDFLGDLTSEDGADSNDGILLFPVRIEGNWGFIDQNGRIRIEPEFDSGDYFSEGLARVRDGGVGYLAPSGEWAIEPRFQNGRAFQEGLAAVEIDGRWGFINKSGAFAINPQFTEALSFKEGRAFIRTASFRWEYIDISGEIIRTINTPDLDDFEEEGSNNFSNGLALVQDFDTDQYGYMNDTGDMQINFQFAEARGFYEGLAAIKISDRWGFIGTDGNTVVAPRYIEAGNFGDGLVPVRETTDTWGYADKSGRIVIEPQFEDARQFSEGRAAVLIDGFWGFIDKSGNLIGKADYDQVFAFKKGVASVILETLDPNNENNRLTNYGYLGRDGKLVWYPTR, encoded by the coding sequence ATGAAAAAATTTATCCAGACTCCTATCCTGACACTGCTGCTGCTCGCGCTAGCAAGTACAGCGCTCGTCGGCTGCGATTTCCTTGGCGACCTGACCAGCGAAGACGGCGCCGACAGCAACGACGGCATTCTACTTTTCCCAGTGCGCATTGAAGGCAACTGGGGCTTCATCGACCAAAACGGCCGCATTCGGATTGAACCCGAATTTGACAGCGGTGACTACTTCTCAGAAGGGCTGGCCCGCGTCCGTGACGGCGGCGTTGGTTACCTTGCGCCAAGTGGCGAATGGGCGATCGAACCGCGCTTTCAAAATGGCCGGGCGTTCCAGGAAGGCCTTGCTGCCGTTGAAATTGACGGCCGCTGGGGCTTTATCAACAAGTCAGGCGCGTTTGCCATCAACCCGCAGTTTACCGAAGCGCTCAGCTTCAAAGAGGGCCGTGCCTTTATCCGTACAGCCAGCTTCCGGTGGGAATACATCGATATCAGCGGTGAAATCATCCGCACAATCAACACGCCCGACCTCGACGACTTTGAAGAGGAAGGCAGCAACAACTTCTCCAATGGCCTCGCACTGGTGCAAGACTTCGACACCGACCAGTACGGCTATATGAACGACACCGGCGACATGCAGATCAACTTTCAGTTTGCTGAAGCACGGGGATTCTACGAAGGCCTGGCTGCTATCAAAATTAGTGACCGCTGGGGCTTCATTGGCACAGATGGCAATACGGTTGTTGCGCCTCGGTACATCGAAGCCGGCAACTTTGGTGATGGCCTCGTACCCGTTCGTGAGACTACGGATACCTGGGGCTATGCAGACAAAAGCGGCAGAATTGTGATCGAGCCGCAATTTGAAGATGCTCGCCAGTTCTCTGAAGGCCGCGCAGCCGTGTTGATTGATGGTTTTTGGGGCTTTATCGACAAGTCAGGCAACCTGATCGGCAAAGCAGACTATGACCAGGTGTTTGCCTTCAAGAAAGGCGTTGCTTCGGTGATTCTTGAAACGCTCGACCCGAACAACGAGAACAACCGCCTGACGAACTACGGCTACCTTGGCCGCGATGGCAAGCTGGTTTGGTACCCAACCCGATAA
- a CDS encoding tetratricopeptide repeat protein, with amino-acid sequence MPFSTPRIALLVFLCLLFVRPDVRAQAQVDSLEQVLRQATGAGRIPVLHDLTRALRGPDPDEARQYIQQALDLYPSSNNDSLHATGLLLLGTIHMRTAQFDSAVVRAMEGQTLAQLNGDSLHLAHALLLRGDANFRLRNYEAAVDFTQDANTIFEQLADSMGQSMASLSLGNLQNNLGNYAAALGYYEVAANIQLALGDDTRYATIRSNMGVANRRQGDYAKAIENYLQALEIFEAQNASLRSVNVVTNLGVLYYFLNEFEEALEFHTRALALNKALDRPDGIANARSNQGVVFNELGRFEEALEAHREAMALEGELGDKEGVANALNNIGLVYFNQRNYEEALHYYDESLIIKREIGNPEIIVNTLHNLVDVHREMTDDTEAFLVGKEALEIAEKTRNMSLIRDSQQKLSALYEASGQFEEALTAYKAYKTAHDSLFNSNSQSVIAEMQTRYRSREKEQTIALLEEEKTNQQLWIGILLLGLVLIAAVALLGYNGYRIKKRALQSLDAAYENLKTTQAQLIQREKLASLGQLTAGIAHELNNPLNFVNNFSQLNKEMIDEVAAHDALPALGLKPIIEDIRLNQHKILEHGQQANQIVRSMMKHAQEGSGKKQQAAFNSLVDEYLNFAQHGARLQYEALQLEIDRQYDTDIGLVNVIPHEIGQVVINLFNNACDAIVERASAAGTPAIGNILVSTQRSQDAIIVQISDDGAGIPEAMRKDIFVPFFTTKAPGMGVGLGLSISHDIVTQAYGGTLVLSEADASGATFTLTFPDARVEHQPVGT; translated from the coding sequence ATGCCCTTTTCTACCCCGCGAATTGCGCTCCTCGTCTTTTTGTGTTTGTTATTTGTACGGCCCGACGTGCGTGCGCAGGCACAAGTAGATTCGCTTGAGCAAGTGCTCAGACAGGCTACGGGAGCCGGCAGAATTCCCGTACTGCATGACCTGACCCGTGCCCTGCGCGGCCCAGATCCCGATGAAGCCAGACAGTACATCCAGCAGGCACTCGATCTCTATCCCTCCAGCAATAACGACAGCCTGCATGCAACTGGCCTTTTATTGTTAGGCACAATTCACATGCGTACCGCGCAATTTGACAGTGCCGTTGTGCGGGCAATGGAAGGGCAAACGCTGGCGCAACTGAACGGCGACTCATTACATCTGGCACATGCACTGTTATTGCGCGGCGATGCCAATTTTCGACTGCGAAATTACGAGGCCGCCGTCGATTTTACACAAGATGCCAATACAATTTTTGAACAGCTCGCTGATTCGATGGGGCAGTCAATGGCATCGTTGTCGCTAGGTAATCTTCAAAACAACCTGGGCAACTATGCTGCAGCGCTGGGCTATTACGAGGTGGCGGCCAACATACAACTTGCGCTCGGTGACGACACGCGTTATGCCACAATTCGATCCAACATGGGTGTAGCAAATCGCCGGCAGGGGGACTACGCAAAGGCCATCGAGAACTATTTGCAAGCCTTGGAAATCTTTGAAGCTCAAAATGCGAGTCTCCGTAGTGTAAACGTGGTTACTAACCTGGGTGTGCTGTACTATTTTTTGAATGAGTTTGAAGAAGCCCTTGAATTTCATACGCGGGCGCTGGCGCTAAATAAAGCGCTGGACCGGCCAGATGGCATTGCCAATGCACGCTCAAACCAGGGTGTAGTCTTTAATGAACTTGGGCGATTCGAAGAGGCGCTGGAGGCCCACCGGGAAGCAATGGCACTCGAAGGAGAGCTTGGGGATAAAGAAGGCGTAGCCAATGCCCTGAACAACATTGGACTGGTATATTTCAACCAGCGTAATTATGAGGAAGCCCTTCACTATTACGACGAATCCCTCATTATTAAACGTGAGATTGGCAATCCGGAAATCATTGTAAACACGCTGCACAACCTCGTGGATGTTCACCGCGAAATGACAGATGACACGGAAGCTTTTCTGGTTGGCAAGGAGGCGCTGGAAATAGCAGAAAAGACCCGCAATATGTCGCTGATCCGCGATAGCCAGCAGAAATTGAGTGCGCTGTATGAGGCATCCGGCCAGTTTGAAGAAGCCCTCACTGCATACAAGGCCTACAAAACTGCCCACGATTCACTTTTTAATTCGAATAGCCAGTCAGTAATTGCCGAAATGCAAACGCGGTATCGCTCTCGTGAAAAGGAGCAAACCATTGCTTTGCTCGAAGAGGAAAAAACAAACCAGCAGCTCTGGATCGGTATACTGCTGCTTGGCCTTGTGTTGATTGCAGCTGTTGCCTTGTTGGGATATAACGGGTACCGCATTAAAAAAAGGGCATTACAATCATTGGACGCTGCATATGAAAACCTGAAAACGACGCAGGCCCAGTTAATTCAACGAGAGAAACTGGCTTCGCTGGGGCAACTTACAGCCGGTATTGCCCATGAACTCAACAATCCCCTCAACTTCGTCAATAATTTCTCCCAACTCAATAAAGAGATGATCGATGAGGTAGCTGCTCACGACGCATTGCCGGCGTTAGGATTGAAACCCATAATTGAAGACATCCGCCTAAACCAGCATAAAATCCTCGAACACGGCCAGCAAGCAAACCAGATTGTGCGATCCATGATGAAGCACGCACAGGAAGGCTCAGGTAAAAAACAGCAGGCAGCGTTTAATTCACTGGTGGATGAATATCTGAATTTTGCACAACATGGCGCCCGGTTGCAGTATGAGGCATTACAGCTTGAGATTGATCGGCAATACGATACAGATATTGGCCTCGTCAATGTCATCCCGCACGAAATAGGGCAGGTGGTGATCAACCTCTTCAATAACGCCTGTGATGCCATAGTAGAGCGCGCCAGTGCTGCTGGAACGCCGGCAATAGGCAATATCCTGGTCTCCACGCAGCGTTCGCAGGATGCCATCATCGTGCAGATCAGCGATGACGGTGCTGGTATTCCTGAGGCTATGCGAAAAGACATCTTTGTGCCCTTTTTTACGACAAAGGCTCCGGGGATGGGTGTTGGCCTGGGGTTGAGCATCAGCCACGATATTGTAACCCAAGCGTATGGCGGTACGCTTGTGCTTTCTGAAGCAGATGCGTCGGGCGCAACGTTTACCCTTACATTTCCTGATGCACGGGTAGAGCACCAGCCAGTAGGTACATAA